The following is a genomic window from Lagenorhynchus albirostris chromosome 2, mLagAlb1.1, whole genome shotgun sequence.
CCCCTTTATAGAAATTCTGAAGCTTCACTGAATATTACTTGCCCTTAAGAAGCTTTCTCTAATCTTTTCTTCCTGACAATCTGTTCATAGCTTTTCCCTCTGAGCTATTACAACTCTGACCATATACAATTGCTATCTTACCAAACAATAGCATAATGTGTTATTTCTCTCTTAGTTTCTTCCACTAGGGTAGCTCATCCAGGGTAAGGATGCTACATCAGTCtccttatgtataaaataaagataagacaTATCTCATAgaactgttgtgagaattagatgTTAATGCATATttaaagcactcagcacagtgtctAACATTTAATAAgtgttaaataaattttagtagttatttttcagtatatgtttgttgaatgataAAGAACTAGCCCAGAGTCCTGCAGGAAACAGACTGGTAGATGTGTTGTTCACAAAAGGGCATGATAAGAAAACACGTCCTGAAATTACCTAAGAGGTCATACTTAAGGACTTAAGTCCTTCCCTACTATCTATTTGCAAATGTGACATGAAAGAAATGAAGCTTCAATTATAAATTTGTGAACTTCTGAggtagtttattaaaaataacaaaacaatttcacatttggagaaaaagaaaacacactgtCTTGGAAATCTGTGCTGTTTCTGACTCtatcatatattatttctttatgcTACAAACTATCTATGAATgaatttgttttcagattttatgATAAAAGTCAAATGAAGTGTGTTGTGTGGTAGAGATAACATCTAACTGAAATTAAGGAATACTGGATTCTAACTCACAAATCAGTGTGGGACCCTGGGCAATTTTAAAATTCCTCTGGGCTTCAGAGTCCTCCTTGGGAATTTGAAGGGATTAAACTAACCTCTAAATTCCCATCCAGCTTTAAGACACAAAGTTCTTATAATACTGTTTTTGACCTTTTTCTTATATGGTTTTCCCTCCTCATTAGAAACTGAACTCTTTTGGGTGGCAGGAATCAAACCTTATTTATCTTCAAACTTCAGTGCCTAGAACAAATGTGTTTCTTGActgtttgaatgaatgagtgtccCTTGCAGAGCTTCTAGTTAAAAAAGGTATGGTATAACAGGTTAGTAGCTAATGTTAACATTAATATGTTATTATATAAGAATACCAAATGATTGTGCATCAATATAATTGTTGATATTCAATATAGTTACAGGTTCTCGCTAATGTTGatcatttgttgaaaactttgtgaatttattatttttttatttttatttttggccgcgctgcacagtttacaggatcttagttccctgaccagggattaaacctggaccacagcagtgaaagcactgagtcttaaccactggaccgccagggaattgccCGAAACTTTGTTAATTTAGAAAAGGAATTCTAAGCCAAAATATTTCCTTCTGGTCTATTTTAGAGAAATTATTAGTTAGTTACAAAGCTTTGAGAGGTGCCAATTCTACTAAATCCCATCACCCTAAGGGTAACATCCACCAATATCAAGTAGGTAACCAAGTGTTCACTCCCCAGTAGAATTTTGTAAAAAAGATGTTTATCTTTGCCTTTCTACCAAAATTACAGACTGAAAGACAATCTGATCAAGGAAATAAGGAACTAGAGCATATAGACAAATAGAAAAGCAAACATacatgtatgtgcacacacatgcacacaatttAACTCTATAACTCAATTGCCTCATGTACCCATTTTCAAGGTAATATTTAGTGCAGGATTACTGCAGATGCAGTTCAAAAATATCTCTACCATGGAATGAAAAATGGAGAGTGATTAACTATAAAGGAAGTCTATATAGATAAAACAGATGGACAGTTTTCCCACTTTTTTTCAACAAGGGCAGATGCCTTTCCGCGGATATATCCCAAAAAGAGTTACAGGAAATTCCACTTCTCCTGTTTTAGCAAAAATGTCAGTGAAATTTGAGATGCATTTACTTGACAATTTCCTGGACGTGAATTGTTGGGAAAGCGAAGGTTTTTTCTAATATTAAGCTATCAGCCTCAACCATACCAACCTGCGTTTGAATGTTACAAATTAACTCTACATAAATTGACACAAGCACAATaagtttttttattgttaaattatgGTTACCATATGCAGAGCAAAAAGTAAAGGGACTGTTCTACTTGTgcattcacattttaaattattgaatgataaacaagtaaatgaatgatCAGTTAGGAAAGGAAAACTAAAGCAAGGGTTTCCTTACAAGTCTtctaatttctctaataattatagaaaacatgctcaagatttttagaaaaacacttttttctaCATGTGATATATTAATAAACAAACTATGTTTACTTCAGTAAATTGGAAAGACTTCCTCAATATTAAGGATAGTCTAATAGGCTAATGCAATTATCACTTGGATATAATAtaagcatcaaaaaaataaaggggTGGCATAGTTTAACATTTTCCAAAGTGTTAATACTCTTAATGCTGAGTTTCTAGTTCCAGAATTGTCCATTCCCCTTGGGGTGAACAATCCTCAGAGGAAAAACTAGCCATGGTGATGCTTGCTGAGGAATCATCGAATGGAGATGTTAGTTCACTCCATCTGTTTAAAGTGTCAACATGTGCTTTACCCTGAGGTTTTGAGCTGTCTCGTGCTAAAAGTAGTGTCTGATTGATTAGATACTGTGCTAAATTTAAGTCTTCAGGAATAGAATTTGTAATATTTAAGTTTGAATCCTCTTCAGAGAGCAGTTGCTTTAATAGCGTCCAATCTTGTTTTGCAAAGTGTTGCTCATCTTCAAAATCCATGTCTGTAACATGTGTTTCTGATTCCATTTTCTGCTCAAATGCTTCTGTTACATCCATTTCATATATTGGAGAGAGGGTTTTTGAAGGCCGATGGTCATACATGTAGTTTTGTGCCACTGTGTCACAATCATCTATGTCTCCTGAAATAATTCATAATACTAAACAATGTAAAAACTGCACATGTTGGTACCCCTCAGAGTTCTGTAGAACAATATTAACACAATATAACAGTTATTGtccaaaaaaaaacagagaatgggaaaaataacatttatacaaAATTGACAAGATTTCTGAGGCATTTCTTTTTCTacgtttgaaaaaaaaaactcaaaggcAATGTTTAGCAGCAAAATCAACATAGGCAACTAACAATAATTCTCCAGTTTAATTTGAAAACTTgtgatacagaaaacagaaattatttaaacATAAACAGAACGCGCACATGTATCTAATTCACTATAATAGaaacttaaagagaaaataagaggCGGTTATTTGATGGTGACTTTTAAGGTAAGTCAGTTTCAAAGggagaataaatacattttatctaAAGACTTACTTTATCTAAAGACTTATATATTGCACATGCAAAGGAGGATGCAAGCAAGgacaaaaaaaaagtacaactttAAAGAGTTCCCTATTCTTGTGATTTTGCTGAACAGGGACTACTGATAAGTATTTTTCTTAGTTCTGGTATACATTAGCTACTCAGTCAGCCACTATTGCATATTTTGAATGTGGGTCATGGTTCAAATTACTATAATAAGGaagacaaacacacaaaacaattagaCAGGAAACCATCTATACATATGAAATAAGCCTGggattttttcatatattatcatTGCTTCTAAATATAATCTCTTTTAggaaatttatctttttacttgAAAATTTTAGAATAGAATTATAGTGATCCTGAAAGTCTTAATCtctgtaaaatgtatataaattttaataattaatctaGTTAAAATAGTTCAGTGCTTTTAGTTACATATTACTATACTTATTGCACAGCCCTCTTAGATATATATTAGCATAGTTCATAAATCATATCCAATGTATAATAAAATTTCTAATAGTCAATAATTCCTATGTTAAATTAgacataaataactaaataatagcAAACtaagtttttccctttattctttcaTGTAAAATCTCTTAGTAGGTTAGCTCTAATAAACCACCCAAATTTTTACTAGATATGAATTTTTCACTAAGATTTTAAGTGAACAATAAAGAGTAACGAGCTATTTTCATTCTATTAagaaatttcagttttcatttaaaatttgaatctGTTGCTTAAGTAATTATTCTATCTAACTAAAATATAACATTCAGGGCTACCTACaactttaaaattctataaacTCATTTTCTTATGGATTTAGCATTTCTATATCTGTACATTACCTGCAGATAAAGCAATATTAGCTTTCTTGGTAGCTGCAGAATGGCTCTCTTTCACTTGACCTTCTGGAGGCAGAACTTGACTCCAATAAGAGTCCAGAGATTTTGTAGAGCTGTTCTTTGGTATGTCAGAATTGGGGTCTCTTTGATGAAGTTCCAGATGACATGGTCTTTCTTGAGATTTTATATCACTATCTGAAAGTTTGCTGCGTGGCTGAAAGTCATTAACCACATTGCTTccactgtttacttttttatcttCTGGAGGAAGCTGTCTGCCTCCTCTGGACAGGACATCTGTTGTGCTCTTTTTTTCTGTGGCTGAAGCactctgtttatcttttcttgaAGAGTCAATGCTACTAAGACCCAAGGGAgagcttttgtttttatatgcACTATTGGCTTTCTCTTGTCTACATTCTAAAATACTACCTTTACTTCCTTGTGAGTATCTGGAGTAGCAGACCCTTCCGTGATGTTCATGAGAAACACCATCAAAAACATCAGAAGGTGAAGGCGAATCTACAGAAGGCTGAAAGGGAGCATGGACTTCCCCTTCATCAGATCCTAGTTCTTCACATTCATCTACCGAAAGTAAAactgaccttttaaaatttttagttgcACGAAACTCGTGACTTTCATTTTCAGTTGCATCTTCAAAAGCTAAATTAATTATTCCCTGAAACTGCTGAAGAGCTGGGTTAGATGTAGAGAAATTTTCTGCAACATTTTCAGCTTCAGACCTTTCATCTTCTGTTTCATCTGCTGAGGAAGAAACCTGATCTACTTCCTGAGCAAACTGGATACTGCCTcgtggaatattttctttttccctagggTGGACTCTTGTAGATCGAGACCAAATTTCTGGCCTTTTCCTAGGAATCTCATCATCACTTGTCGAATTAACTTGGAAAAGATCATTACtactttgctttttcattttcacttcaaTTCTTAAGTTactatcatatatttttaattcttcaggAGTACTGGTGTCACTGCTACTTCTTCCAAGAAAATCATGGCACAGCATAGTGCCACATTTAGAAATACCCCTGTCATTTGACCCATCATCATCCTGAGACCCTCCAGCATCATAGTCTTCAGATCTAGGCTTTATGTCATCAGAGGATGTTGTAGCACTGCCACTGTCAGATTCAGGACTCTCTCTCTGATGCAGAACACTGGTACTCAAATTCCAGTGACTCATGAATGGAGCTTCTGGAGTTTCATGGCTCTCTGGAGTttctgttgtttccatgtctttagGAGAATTTTTCCCTGGTATTTGTTCCAAAAAACACTTGGAGGAAGTATTTGAGTCTACTGTAGCATGTTTGTCTCCATTCATGGCAGAGTCATCAGAAAACTGATGGGGAACTGTCTGTTCTTCCACATGAATTCTAGATTTTCTGTCATCTTGACCAGAATTTAAGGTACCATTTGTCTGTTCAGGAACACAAGGTAAAACATCTTTCACacatttaatgtttaattttttgtttgtatctttTCTCCCTGCTTGCTTCTCCCTATCTGACACTGAATGGACTTGCTCTACATTTGTTGAATCTAGGTCACAAACTGGATTAGAGTTCAAAGAGTTTTCATTTGGATTTGAAATCATGGATTTTAGAGCAGTGGTGCTATAAAATTCTGGATCTACATTATCACTCTCATCAGAATGACAATGTATTTTAACTGTGTTGCATTGATCTGTTTTTTTGTGACCAGAAAAATTTGTTTCACTTTTATCTGAACAAATCTGTTTTGATTCCAGttcatgttttattaatttatctagatttgaaatattttggcattCTAACAccaacttctctttttcttgattgtttAATGGCTTTTGTGGGTCAAGTATGCATGGTGACTGACATGCTTCTGTATCACTGATTTCGGCTGTGAGATTAATTAGAGGTTCATGAGGCTTCTGTTCAGAAACATTGcctttgttattattatcacaTACATCACGAAGCACACTTTTTTGGACAACAGATGGTTCACTTTTTAAAGGTCTCAGAGAAGAAGGCTGAGTCTTCAATATAACCTGTCCAGgaagtgttttctgttttgaatcCTTATTATTCAAAGTTTCACCTTTCTTAGATTGATTTAGGTTTTTAGGCATTGCTACTATTTTTGCACTAATCTTAGGCAATGTTGTTTGTCCTTGCTTGACAATTTTTCTCTTAGGTGTTTGTTTATCTGTAGTTACACTGTGGTCCAATTTTGTCACATTTTCATCAGACTGCCTTGAAGACCCTGAAGATTTTACTGAATGTGGTGACTCTCCTTGGGATCCTAagtaaagaaaattcaaaaatatacctTCCAGTTTGTGAGTGaaattcaatatttgtttttaaatccctttagaagaaataaaatagataacaatgaAATGGTAACATAATGATCAAACGGACAATTACAAATTAGGCGTTAGTGatgtgataaaataaaaaaaaattattacaaatatagAGGAAGTATTCCAGTATCttaagtaaaattattaaaataggaTCTCTCCTCCTCAAGTAAAGAGCATTGATCCTATGCCAGAATTGGATTTGCATAAATATATGGGGGTAGAAAAATCTGATTTTCTTATGCCAAAAGAGCAATAAGGGTCTTTCTTCCCTTTGAAGTTCTAGGGGGAAAAACAGACTGTTCCACATAGCTGAAAAGCAGAATCAAGCTAAAACACAAAATAGAAATGTTGAAATTGTtgcaatttttttcctcaaacagTAACAAAgctaatttatttctcatagccAGATCATTATTATTGTAGGTCATTAGGGTTAACAACTTAGATCTGCAGTTGAAACTAAAGCTGGTaactggaaagaaagaggatTAATTTTGGGAATTCATTTGTTTATAATGGTTGAAATCCTAGAGATGATATTTTGAGCATTTAAATATGTCAAACAGAATTAtcaaatctttttaaatgtttaatttttagctGTCACTAGAACATGAATAACTTTTCTCTGGcttacttttaaatttactttcagTATTAATTCATTACCTACCTCAAAATTGGTTTTAGCATTTTCCAGACTGCTCTTACATATGTGAATGCTTAATGCATaaagcaaattaatttttaaaatcagttattaTATTAGCAAATTATGCAATCTGATCAGTATTCTTCTCTTTATTAGAATATGGAAGAACAACAGGCATAGCACAGAGCCCAGAGGGAAAATTCTTCCTCCCTACGTATTACAGCTCTCTAGATTGTACCATTACTTTTTAAAGAGCTCTTTAGTGTTGGTTTTGCAGATGGAATTCTTATATTTATCAATGAAACTTTGAAGAAGCACAGGTATAATACACAGAAGGACCAGAAATGCAGATAACCTAGTGActcccttaattatttttttcacaaaagaaaataaaaactaaactcaCACCCCAAAACACCAAAATACTTGTCTGAAAAGTGGAAGAATAAaatctcatctctaaaatatgaaatgaatgtAAAATGAGTGAAACCATGTTATACTTTGCTTATTTGTTGCTAAAGTTCCAGAATCAGAGTTCTGCTTATTCAATTTAAACAAGGAAGTAATACCTGGGAGTATTTCAACTTTACCTTGAGTTTTAGCAAGATTAACTGTGGCATTCTTTGTCCTCTGCTGAGCTGTACCACATCCATtgccatttcctcttttctttaaaattgcctGTGGTACTGGATCACTGTATCCTTTGCTGGTGACCTTCTTTAGCAcactaagaaaaattatttgcgTTCAGTATTACACTGAGAttccaaaacataattttttaaaagacccatacatgaaatgtatttttcacaatactgtaaatcaactatacttcaattaaaaaaaaacaaaaaaagtattttttctcaaagaaataaaaaatatatctcttttctgaaaatagaaaaaaccATAGGTTCTTAAGTGTTTAAGTTTATAAAACTGTAGATCAACTATGGTAAAGCAATGCATAATAAGGTACCACAAGTATAAATTATTCTTCTACAATTTTGTATCAATCACcattttacataataaataagaaaagtttttaaatatcattatgtaaatatactaaattttctaacaaaggaaagatattttaacaatatttagcTAGAAGTTAGTATATAATTAACTTCCAGAGAAAGCTAATGTCTAGGTAAAACAATGAATGCTTACCTGTTATTTATATTAGTTTCTTGTTCATGAATGCTTTTTTTATTGGAAGTTCCATTGGTAACTTTTGAAACAGGTCGAGATTTTACTGCTATAAATTAAGAAGAGTGAGCCATGAGATTGaggaataaatatgtaataagtaTGTATAAATTCACTGGTCAtacactatatacaaaattaaatgttaCGGTGAGAAAAACTGTTTTTTCTCAGTTTGCATGAATATATGTTACTAAAATCTTTTTGCATTTGAAACTAAATAAAAGTCGAAACataggttcatttttttctaggaacTTTAACTGTTCCTAAAAAGCTCCTCAATAGCTATTAAAAATTAAGAGTGTTAAAACCCACCTACAGTGGAAGTTTTGATACTTTCTACACTGTTTTTCACAGTCTGTCCTGGAGAGTCACAAAGGGAAAATTTATGACCAGAAGGCTTCTCTTTTATTGACCCATTTTCTTTTGGTTCATCCAGACAGTCAGTGGAAGTCAGTAATTCCATACTTGAATTTGTAGATCTGCTGGAGGGCCCTGAAATCCTGAGGCATGGAGAATCTTTGCCTGTCACTTTCTTCAAAGGCTTTGCTTTGGCATGCACGTTTAAGTTCCCAGTGAGTACCTTGGGTCTGGCACCTGTAATTTGACCTTCCTGATTTCTCACTCCTTTTCCATTTACTGAATTTTTCTGTccatttgctgctgctgctgctgatcttTCCACAACTTGTCTAGGTGACATGTTTGCTGACTTTGCATTATCACCGTTTTCTGTTTTGGGCTTTATTATAGGTTTGGGCTTTCCAGAAACATTTTTTCCCacagtttttaattcttttgtacTCTTGGATGCGGTTTTTGTACCATCCTTTTCCTTTAAATCATCATGcttcaaagttttatttatagAATTTCTATTAGTACTTGATGAATGTCCAGACGCTCCTAATCCATCAGATTTCATCTTTTGATTCGTAGAGGGACAACTCCAATACTCTTTCTTGTTACTTTCTCTCCAAGATTTGTTTTTTATAGCACCAGGGTCAGAAACTTGTCTCCTTtgctacaaagaagaaaaaaaatactctgtAACTTGACTGAAGTCTTGGACATAATACTTTATGTTTCAATAGCCAgtttttcaaagaggaaaaagcaGCAAAATTCAGATTATGATTTAGGGCCACTTAAAACTTGAATGATCTGGGGTCATTTGAATGTGTCTTTGATCACATTACCTTAATCaaatctgaaataaaacatacaaaattaaCAGGAAATTCTACTTTAAGAGGCATACTATTTAACTTTATGAAGTTATGGTAGAGATGAATACTTAATGGTGTCAGGATGCCTTGGGTGAATGATAGCAATATCCAACATTTTTCGAGGGCCCACTCCCAGGTTCTGTGCTCAGATGCTTTTCATgtatcatctcacttaatcctcacaacagttctATGAGACAGCTCCTGTTGTTATCTCCATTTCTTCAACAAGAAACTGGGGATTAAAGCAGGTATGTAACCCAAGGCCACATGCTGATAAGGGATTGAACTAGGACTTGAGCTCAGGATTTACTGCTTTAAGCAGGTAATCATCTGTATGTTAATGATTTTCACCAAAAATTCTCTCTTCAATCCTATCCCAAATTCCAGAAATTTTATCACTAAATATTTAATCCTCTGGAAGcaagggcgggggtgggggggggtggggagggggaagccccTGGGAAAGAACACATTACAcctgaaaagttttctttttttatttttttggctgtgcagcatggcacgtgagatcttattccctgaccagggatcgaccccatgccccctacattggaagcacggagtgttaaccactggaccaccagggaagtccctgaaaagtttggtttttgagaaaaaaaaaaaacaaaccacaacaTAGTAATACAGTACTGGTTGtctggagaaaggaaaaggggTCCTAAAAACAGGTGAAATAGATAAAAAGGGGAAAGTAGAAGGGCACTAAAGACAATGCACCTACTTTATAATTTTGCTTAGAACAACGTTGTATGGAAGggaataacaaaattttaaaaactggtagGAAttacagaataaatttttaagaatatattgcCATTTGTTATATAAATACTCCCTTTTGGAAGCTGTATGAGACAGCGTCTGTGTTgtcttcatctttgtatcccttaGCACCATGCCCGTCACATACTGGGTACTCAAGAACATGTGATGATGGCTATCAAATCTGAGCACATATTGATATACAGTTCAAGGTCTAGTTATTTCTAAATATGAAAGCTTCTAATTACAATTAAAATTTGTCtaagataaaaataacataaatatgtgtgtgtctatattcacacatacatatgtatatacataataaataacCTAGTTAAGTTTAGCAAAAGCAAGGTATAATAATAAAGGAATCATTAGATTCTTGTTCTAGCTTTGCTTTTAACTGAAGAATAGAAGATAGGATATTTAAGAAATCATTACTaatatctctgggcctcagattaCTCATGTCTAGGGGTGGAGACTGGTCCCATTCAGTGCTGTGTACTAGGATTCTCTGTAATACTTATAAAGTTCAAATAGGCTAGGTCCAAATAGGCTAGATCAAATCTTAGctcaaaaaaaataacatttctcggcttccctggtggcgcagtggttgagagtccacctgccgatgcaggggacacgggttcgtgccccggtctgggaagatcccacatgccgcggagtggctaggcccgtgagccatggccgctgagcctgcgcgtccggaacctgtgctccgcaacgggagaggccacaacagtgagaggcccacataccgcaaaaacaaacaggcaaacaaaaaaaccatttctctatttttaatacCTAAAACCAGGAAGACTCTGATGTTAGACCTCTTCCCACCCTTAAAACTAATCCTTCTTAATTCACTCTATCCTTGAATCTATCTACTTTAAAGCATCATGCTATGGGTGAGATCTATGTAGTATATGGGGTGCTCTACCCCTTTAGAAATTTCACATTAACATAGTATACCATGGTGAGGATTCAACGTATATGCATTTTTAGGCAATCTATGACTTACATCTACAAAGTTTATGTATGTTTCTTATATACAACTGACCAGTTGGCAATGGTCACCACATGCTATtgacaaagataaagaaaaaagagtaacacTCTAAAGCCctcctcttgggacttccctgatggcacagtggttaagaatctgcctgctaatgtaggggacatgggtttgatccctggtccggtaagatcccacatggggtggagcaactaagcctgtgtaccacagctactgagcctgtgctctagagcccacaagccacaactactgaagcccgtgagccctagagcccactagccacaactactgagcccatgtgctgcaactactgaagcacgtgcacctagagcccatgctctgcaacgagaagccaatgcaatgagaagcccgcacaccacaacaaacagtagccctgctcaccgcaactagagaaagcctgtgcgcagcaacaaagacccaacgcagccaaaaataaaaaataaaataaagcattccTCTTGGACACACTTTCAGGTCTAGTACTATTCCTTTTTGttggtattattttgttttactttttattatagaaaaatttaaacataatcaAAGAAGACAGAACAGTATCATGAATCCCCACATACCTACTACCCAGCTTTAACAACTATCACCTCTTGGCCAATTCTGTTTCATATATAACTACCACcattttattttgaagcaaatcccagacatcgtATAATTTTAGTCTAAGTATTTTAGTACTAGCACTCTTCTTAAACGTTTCTATTTTATCTCATCAACTTTGTCCCACCTCTAAAAGATCTCATCTCATTTTGGAAGACACACTTATTCATACCATACTTATTGAGGACTTACTACATACTAGACAATTGCACAtaaattatctcacttaattttcacaataatccCGGCTAGGTTTTATTACTCCATTCTACAGATAAGCAAACTAAGACTCACAGATGACAAAGATAATAAAGTCAAGATCTGAACTCTTACGATTTTATGTCCAGCACCCATTTCAGTACAATGCTGCCTTTCTGAGGAAAACATATTAGCCTGTTTCCTTCCCATTGTGGTTAACAGTATAAAC
Proteins encoded in this region:
- the BTBD8 gene encoding BTB/POZ domain-containing protein 8 isoform X2 encodes the protein MACRGEDSVAPVVLLESPGVSSKGLQRKGPSERRRLKAMVSEQLSQDLLRLLREEVHTDVTFSIGCTLFKAHKAVLLARVPDFYFHTVGHTNNLTNHEPVAVENFEASEFRIFLQTVYSSNRNIKNYEEGILRKKIVESGVPQKKCDFSVGKCKRSSDHSFMKHEIPEDNNKEDIPEDNNKEDNLISTDIYDLEPASELGEDLLKLYVKQCCPDIDIYVDGKSFKAHRAILSARSSYFAAMLSGCWAESSREYITLQGISHVEMNVLIHFIYGGTLDFPDKANVGHILNMADMYGLEGLKEVAIYILRRDYCNFFQKPVPRRLASILECLIIAHSVGVESLFADCMKWIVKHFARFWSERSFANVPPEIQKSCLNMLIQSLNDKNAAFLLMESDRLIISLPRVKWTEAALTMASQLQEECIAYIIENFSKIIQSENFALLLQSQAMSSTSDLLDKILKAIEENITTENSCSLLTALDTLLNSDSTKEMVFDGFTCKIQALRDKLWIFLVQSFYAVRHTENWKLMSTDDQQKIQAAAFDKGDDRRVGKKPIFSSSQQRRQVSDPGAIKNKSWRESNKKEYWSCPSTNQKMKSDGLGASGHSSSTNRNSINKTLKHDDLKEKDGTKTASKSTKELKTVGKNVSGKPKPIIKPKTENGDNAKSANMSPRQVVERSAAAAANGQKNSVNGKGVRNQEGQITGARPKVLTGNLNVHAKAKPLKKVTGKDSPCLRISGPSSRSTNSSMELLTSTDCLDEPKENGSIKEKPSGHKFSLCDSPGQTVKNSVESIKTSTVAVKSRPVSKVTNGTSNKKSIHEQETNINNSVLKKVTSKGYSDPVPQAILKKRGNGNGCGTAQQRTKNATVNLAKTQGSQGESPHSVKSSGSSRQSDENVTKLDHSVTTDKQTPKRKIVKQGQTTLPKISAKIVAMPKNLNQSKKGETLNNKDSKQKTLPGQVILKTQPSSLRPLKSEPSVVQKSVLRDVCDNNNKGNVSEQKPHEPLINLTAEISDTEACQSPCILDPQKPLNNQEKEKLVLECQNISNLDKLIKHELESKQICSDKSETNFSGHKKTDQCNTVKIHCHSDESDNVDPEFYSTTALKSMISNPNENSLNSNPVCDLDSTNVEQVHSVSDREKQAGRKDTNKKLNIKCVKDVLPCVPEQTNGTLNSGQDDRKSRIHVEEQTVPHQFSDDSAMNGDKHATVDSNTSSKCFLEQIPGKNSPKDMETTETPESHETPEAPFMSHWNLSTSVLHQRESPESDSGSATTSSDDIKPRSEDYDAGGSQDDDGSNDRGISKCGTMLCHDFLGRSSSDTSTPEELKIYDSNLRIEVKMKKQSSNDLFQVNSTSDDEIPRKRPEIWSRSTRVHPREKENIPRGSIQFAQEVDQVSSSADETEDERSEAENVAENFSTSNPALQQFQGIINLAFEDATENESHEFRATKNFKRSVLLSVDECEELGSDEGEVHAPFQPSVDSPSPSDVFDGVSHEHHGRVCYSRYSQGSKGSILECRQEKANSAYKNKSSPLGLSSIDSSRKDKQSASATEKKSTTDVLSRGGRQLPPEDKKVNSGSNVVNDFQPRSKLSDSDIKSQERPCHLELHQRDPNSDIPKNSSTKSLDSYWSQVLPPEGQVKESHSAATKKANIALSAGDIDDCDTVAQNYMYDHRPSKTLSPIYEMDVTEAFEQKMESETHVTDMDFEDEQHFAKQDWTLLKQLLSEEDSNLNITNSIPEDLNLAQYLINQTLLLARDSSKPQGKAHVDTLNRWSELTSPFDDSSASITMASFSSEDCSPQGEWTILELETQH